Genomic segment of Phycodurus eques isolate BA_2022a chromosome 13, UOR_Pequ_1.1, whole genome shotgun sequence:
CACCCTCCTATTGAGAACCACAGATCGCAGAAATCAAAAaggtaagaaaaaaagagagcagTATTAACCCTGTGAGCCTACAATACTGGTGACATTTCCTGCTAGCAGGGCTCATTCTGCCCTCTTTTCTTGTGAGCTAGTAGCAGCACTCTGCAACTTGGGGAGGCCTCCATCCTTCCTGTGGCTTTCAgcttgaaaaatgaaaacaaaagcagcCCTTGGTATCACAaactcaaattttttttttaatttctcatcttgttttgtACCAAAATCTCAAATcacagaaagaggaggaggcacGGGAGGGATGAGGGAGTTTAGCAGGCCTGGCTTTTGCAAAACTAAATCCAAAATGATCTCGTTTGTATGGGGGagacagaccaaaaaaaaaaaaaaaataaaaaaaaaaacaggagttgAAAACGAGCCCTCAGTCGAGGCAAACGTACGGCAGGATATTCAGCTTGCTTTCATCCCCGTGAGGATCCAACGATATGCACTCTGTCCAGTCATACCAGGTGTCCTTAGTGTCCAAACACCCATTGACCCCGGGCCAGTGCTGGTTGTGTATCCTGTCCAGGTCCTCATCGCTGATGTCCCGACTCATGCCTGGTAGATCCGATGCCGCGCTGTCCGCCTGCAAAACGTGCATTTGACTCAACTCTTTCACTTCCTGTTCTTCCCTTTTCAGATACTGGGACATGAAAAAGTGTGCGCTCGGGGCCTGGACCCCAGACGAGGTGAGCACATTACTCTGAAGGTTCAAGTAGGACTGGATGATTTCGTTTCTGGACAGCTCCTTCCAGTTTGTCTGGTGAAAAGGATTAGGGTTGGTTCCCGGCACAGTGTCTGGTACAGCGACTTCAGTTCTCTGCTTGGGCTCGACGGGCTCAGGAGTGGGGGGTTCCTCGGACTGTGGTTCTTTGTGGATGAGGGGCTTAATTTGACGTGTGACGGGGTCAAACGTTAGCCTACGTTCTTTTAACCGTACTGGCTTAGTGGTGTCCTCTATTTTCTGGCCATCTAAGTTGACAGAGTAGTCTCTAGAGCGGTACTTCCTCCTCTTATACTCCGAGGCGGAAGTCAGCGAGCCGTCCGTGTCGTCCCACACGGTCGTGGTCACTTCGGACGCGGGCCTGTGGAGTTCTGAGTTGTGTTGCGGGCGAGGAGGGGGCGTGGGTGAGACAGAGGGGGATTCCAGTGTTGTGGATAAGTCTTGTGGAGGGCAATGAGAGGGGACCTCTGGTGAGGTGTCCCAGTGCATTGAGGACCTGTAGGAAGAGTGAGAGCTTTGAGCCGGGGGCGACGCAGGCTGGGGCAAAGGCGAATCCCTGGACGACGGGCTGGGGACAGACGTTAGCATTTGTGCATATGCCGCAGAGCGCTTGGTCGTGGAGTCTTGTTTTGTGCTCCTTGGACTGGTGGAAAGGCCACGGGGACTTCTGGCCTGATAatgccctcctcctcctcctacacCTCCGCCACCCCCATCATCCATTCTCGCCTGCTGCTGCATAACAGCAACCTTGATTAAAGATGAAGTGCTAGGGAGTTTGGCCACTCCGGGGGAGCTGGGCCGAGGCTTGACAGCATTTACGGGGATTCTATTGATTTTATCATTGTCAAGGTGCTCTATCCGAGATCGGTCGGGAGACGGGACGATGTCCTGGTCGAGCAGGGTGTCGGGGCTGCCGGCGATTCCATTGGTGGGCGGTGGTGAAACAGAGTTATCGTACGAAGTCAACTTTGAGATTTTTTCTGGTAAGTGCACTCCACTGTCTCTGTGCTCTCCCCGACGCTTGCGGCTGCTTGACTTTTCAGCCTTTGGCGAGTACGTGTTGTGAACGTCATTTCTGACTTTGACTTCAGCGACTCCCTTTGCCAATAAAGAGATGTCGGGCAGCGAGGCTTCCGTCCTGCATGGGTGAGAGCTGCCATTGGTGGAACTGGGAGCGCTCACTGTGACCACAGGCCCGGGTTCGATCAGCTTTTGCCAGTTTCGCAAGAGCTTCTTGGCCCGCTTGGCAAGGTCTTCATCCTTGGTCTTCTTCCGTACATCGTTGATCAGCTTTCCAAGTCGGGTTTCCTAATGCAAACATGTGAGCGTTAGGGAGAAATCAAATGCACAAATAAAGCTTTTCCACTAAAAGGCTTTGGTTGTCGCAGCAGTTGAAACGAGACaggctaacaaacaaaaacagaacaatcTCCTGCATATTAGCAGTTcattattcacaaattcacctatttgtgttttttcctgTTAAACCTATCCCACTGATAGTCTTTGAAAAACTaacttttttcccattttttgtgctctttctgctACGTCCTAACATGCCACAAAATGACTCCCAAGCCCTGTCTTAATAGAAATTGGTCTTAAGGAAGTATGTTCAAGGGATACATCTTGACTAAAatacaagctttgtatgtcagggaggagcttaaatttagcctgggttatTGGCTAAAGTCTTGGCCACATCAGCATGCacagtttttaatttaaaaaaaaaaaacaaactgtaatcaatttattttaaaggacatattttgccaaaccaactttttccagtatttgggatgtaatgtctttttggtgcctcagtaaacatgtttaata
This window contains:
- the crsp7 gene encoding mediator of RNA polymerase II transcription subunit 26, whose protein sequence is MTTVSATPQQMRDRLLQAIDSQSNICNMVVVLEVITCLEKYPITKEALEETRLGKLINDVRKKTKDEDLAKRAKKLLRNWQKLIEPGPVVTVSAPSSTNGSSHPCRTEASLPDISLLAKGVAEVKVRNDVHNTYSPKAEKSSSRKRRGEHRDSGVHLPEKISKLTSYDNSVSPPPTNGIAGSPDTLLDQDIVPSPDRSRIEHLDNDKINRIPVNAVKPRPSSPGVAKLPSTSSLIKVAVMQQQARMDDGGGGGVGGGGGHYQARSPRGLSTSPRSTKQDSTTKRSAAYAQMLTSVPSPSSRDSPLPQPASPPAQSSHSSYRSSMHWDTSPEVPSHCPPQDLSTTLESPSVSPTPPPRPQHNSELHRPASEVTTTVWDDTDGSLTSASEYKRRKYRSRDYSVNLDGQKIEDTTKPVRLKERRLTFDPVTRQIKPLIHKEPQSEEPPTPEPVEPKQRTEVAVPDTVPGTNPNPFHQTNWKELSRNEIIQSYLNLQSNVLTSSGVQAPSAHFFMSQYLKREEQEVKELSQMHVLQADSAASDLPGMSRDISDEDLDRIHNQHWPGVNGCLDTKDTWYDWTECISLDPHGDESKLNILPYVCLD